From a single Rosa rugosa chromosome 7, drRosRugo1.1, whole genome shotgun sequence genomic region:
- the LOC133721566 gene encoding protein PSK SIMULATOR 1-like, giving the protein MGAEIASESWFGSLRFSWSRVVEAEKPVVGILAFEVAGLMLKMVNLWNSLSERDMMRMREEIVNSTGVRRLVSEDEDYLMELSLNEIIENLGYLATCVVRLGKRCSDPMYHNFEIFFEDPLENGMPSFGWEYRWKKMERKMKKMDRFVANTLQLSQELEVLADLEQTLRRMRANPALSQVRLLEFQQKVIWQRQEVKNLQDMSPWGRSYDYVVRLLARSLFTIRERIKEVFSCDQMAFGQGNDNCEVSISEFQLSNSHCLSRSHSFSALMQSSVHPSDANLCGFYSGPLGRSVSKQRLNAGKNRKNKQHQQPVQHGNYSQLKARRFSQIGPFKGCMTGAGGSPVLESCKPNIGGSMRLSNTSMKHMKYTHMASQSFSSRIYSKLSLFSSKCSLLTAPPSTLGGAALALHYANIIILIEKIASSPHLISIDARCDLYNMLTTSIRTTLRARLKSYPKTTASSVYNPALAGEWGLALEQILEWLGPLAHNMIRWHSERNIVKQQEVSSSNVLLVQTLYFANQAKTEAAIIELLIGLNYICMIDEIDRRALRNAGGSRVYDEHMLRRVEIA; this is encoded by the coding sequence ATGGGGGCTGAGATTGCGTCCGAGTCGTGGTTTGGTAGTTTAAGGTTCTCATGGAGTCGTGTGGTGGAGGCTGAGAAGCCTGTGGTTGGAATTCTGGCGTTTGAAGTTGCGGGGTTGATGTTAAAGATGGTTAATTTGTGGAATAGTTTGAGTGAAAGGGATATGATGAGGATGAGGGAAGAAATTGTTAACTCAACCGGGGTGAGAAGGCTCGTGTCCGAAGACGAAGATTACTTGATGGAACTTTCACTGAATGAGATAATTGAGAACTTGGGATATCTGGCAACATGTGTGGTCAGACTTGGGAAGAGGTGCTCCGATCCTATGTATCACaactttgaaatttttttcgAAGATCCTCTTGAGAATGGTATGCCATCATTTGGGTGGGAGTACCGGTGgaagaaaatggagaggaaaatgaagaaaatggaCAGGTTTGTTGCAAATACTTTGCAATTGTCACAGGAGCTGGAAGTGCTGGCGGACCTTGAGCAGACCCTGAGGAGAATGCGGGCTAATCCTGCGTTAAGTCAGGTCAGATTGCTTGAGTTTCAGCAGAAGGTAATATGGCAACGTCAAGAAGTGAAGAATCTACAAGACATGTCTCCTTGGGGTAGAAGCTATGATTATGTTGTCCGACTTCTTGCAAGATCCCTTTTTACGATACGAGAGAGGATCAAGGAGGTCTTTAGTTGTGATCAAATGGCTTTTGGACAGGGAAATGATAATTGTGAAGTTAGCATTTCTGAATTTCAACTAAGCAATTCTCATTGTCTCTCTCGCAGTCATTCCTTTTCTGCTCTTATGCAGTCTTCTGTTCACCCATCTGATGCTAATCTCTGTGGGTTCTATTCAGGGCCTCTTGGGAGGTCAGTTTCCAAGCAAAGGCTTAATGCTGGTAAGAATAGAAAAAACAAGCAGCATCAACAGCCAGTTCAACATGGAAATTATTCGCAATTAAAAGCCAGACGATTTTCTCAAATTGGACCTTTTAAAGGATGTATGACTGGTGCAGGTGGTTCTCCGGTTCTAGAGAGCTGCAAGCCAAACATTGGTGGTTCTATGAGGTTGAGCAATACTAGTATGAAACATATGAAGTACACACATATGGCATCTCAGTCTTTCAGCAGCAGGATCTATTCTAAATTGTCCCTGTTCAGTTCAAAATGTTCCTTGTTGACTGCCCCGCCGTCTACACTAGGTGGTGCTGCCCTGGCTCTCCATTATGCAAATATCATTATTTTGATTGAAAAGATAGCATCATCGCCTCATTTGATCAGCATTGACGCACGATGCGATCTATACAATATGTTAACCACCAGTATACGAACTACTCTGAGAGCCAGACTGAAGTCATATCCCAAAACTACAGCCTCATCAGTCTACAATCCTGCCCTTGCAGGAGAATGGGGTCTCGCGCTTGAACAGATACTGGAATGGCTTGGTCCGCTCGCTCACAACATGATACGGTGGCATTCTGAGCGCAATATTGTGAAACAGCAAGAAGTTTCCAGTTCAAATGTCCTTCTGGTACAGACACTCTACTTTGCCAATCAGGCTAAAACTGAAGCTGCAATCATAGAACTTCTCATAGGTCTGAACTATATATGCATGATTGATGAAATCGATAGGAGGGCTTTGCGAAATGCTGGTGGCAGCAGAGTTTACGACGAGCACATGCTCCGAAGGGTCGAAATTGCTTGA